A single window of Leeuwenhoekiella sp. MAR_2009_132 DNA harbors:
- a CDS encoding M16 family metallopeptidase, which produces MKKYLICLSLITLALASCDTKKTEVTNTQESTQFQVDYESYTLENGLTVILHKDSSDPVVAVALTAHVGSAREKEGRTGFAHLFEHLLFLESENLGKGGLDKMSARVGGSGANGSTNRDRTNYFQTVPNDALEKMIWAEADKLGYFINTVTEPVLAKEKQVVKNEKRQSYDNRPYGHQSYVIHKNLYPKDHPYNWQVIGSLEDLQNATLADVKEFYNRWYVPNNVTLTIAGDFDTAEAKEWINKYFGEIPKGEEVTPIEKRIPVLTETKNLYYEDNFARLPQLTMTWPAAAEYTKDSYALEVLANYLSNGKKAPLNTVLVDDLQIASNPSLRYSGSELSGEITLSVRANAGVDLDSVQIGIEKAFSEFEKNGIADLDLERIKATQETRFYNSLSSVLGKGFQLAQYQIFAGNPGYINDDLKQIQSVTVEDVKAVYKTYIKNKNYITTSFVPKGEAVLALANAIPAEVEEEQIVNGAEETFDPSLVAEYDRTPSSFDRSIEPEYGKTPQLKVPDVWMDDLENGLKIYGIENTEVPLVNFSFTIEGGLLTEASTKGGVANLTAGLLTKGTQSKTTAELEEALDLLGASIFLRTGQEATTLTGITLARNFDKTMSLVSEILVQPRWDSTEFELEKKKILTRLEQQKGDPGSIADLVFAKAVYGKDHVLAKNNLGTTESVKALQLKDLKDYYATLVPNLTRIEVVGNLGKAKIVATLDKVLQNWKSKEITISKPQINQHIEKPIIYFLDVPNAKQSQLRFGYLALAANDPDYLPAQMMNYRLGGGGFASELTQMLRETKGYTYGVRSRFEGSALPGPFMISSGVRSNVTAESTQLVRNIMNAYAEDFNEKDLELTKGYFLKSGARNFETPSAKLVYLDEIATLNFKPDYILKQQETIKNITLPEIKALAKEYADPSKLIYVIVGDAKTQLKKVQDMGLEVQLVDENLELQMPLKK; this is translated from the coding sequence ATGAAAAAATACCTTATTTGTTTAAGCCTGATAACACTAGCTTTAGCTTCGTGTGACACTAAAAAAACCGAAGTTACTAACACTCAGGAATCAACACAATTTCAAGTTGATTATGAGTCTTATACCTTAGAAAATGGTCTTACTGTAATTTTACATAAAGACTCATCAGATCCTGTAGTGGCTGTAGCTTTAACAGCTCACGTGGGCTCTGCTCGAGAGAAAGAAGGGCGTACCGGTTTTGCACATTTATTTGAGCACTTACTGTTTCTTGAATCTGAGAACCTTGGAAAAGGCGGCCTTGATAAAATGAGTGCGCGCGTAGGTGGTAGTGGTGCAAACGGATCTACAAATAGAGACCGTACAAACTATTTTCAGACAGTTCCTAATGATGCACTGGAGAAAATGATTTGGGCAGAAGCAGACAAGTTGGGCTATTTTATAAATACGGTAACTGAGCCGGTATTGGCCAAAGAAAAGCAAGTCGTTAAGAATGAAAAACGACAGAGTTATGATAACCGTCCGTACGGACATCAGAGTTATGTGATTCATAAAAATTTATATCCAAAAGATCATCCGTACAACTGGCAGGTGATAGGTTCTCTTGAAGATTTGCAAAATGCAACTTTAGCAGATGTAAAAGAGTTTTATAATCGCTGGTATGTACCTAACAATGTAACCTTAACCATTGCCGGGGACTTTGATACCGCTGAAGCAAAAGAATGGATTAATAAATATTTTGGAGAAATTCCTAAAGGTGAAGAGGTAACACCTATTGAAAAACGTATTCCTGTATTAACCGAAACTAAGAATCTCTATTACGAAGATAACTTTGCAAGACTTCCACAACTTACGATGACGTGGCCTGCCGCTGCAGAATACACTAAAGATTCTTATGCGTTAGAGGTATTAGCCAATTATTTATCTAACGGAAAAAAGGCACCCCTAAACACGGTTTTAGTAGATGACCTGCAGATCGCTTCTAATCCTTCTTTACGCTACTCTGGTTCTGAGCTTTCGGGAGAAATCACATTAAGTGTACGAGCAAATGCTGGTGTTGATCTTGATTCTGTACAAATAGGAATCGAAAAAGCATTCTCAGAATTTGAAAAGAATGGAATAGCAGACCTCGATTTAGAACGCATTAAAGCAACCCAGGAAACCCGTTTTTATAACAGCTTAAGTAGTGTTTTAGGAAAAGGATTTCAACTTGCTCAATATCAAATTTTTGCTGGTAACCCCGGCTATATAAACGATGACCTTAAACAAATTCAGTCTGTAACTGTAGAAGATGTAAAGGCTGTTTATAAAACTTATATTAAAAACAAAAACTATATAACAACCAGCTTTGTACCTAAAGGTGAAGCTGTTTTGGCGCTTGCAAATGCAATTCCTGCTGAAGTTGAAGAAGAACAAATCGTAAATGGTGCAGAAGAAACGTTTGACCCTTCATTGGTTGCTGAGTATGATCGTACACCATCTTCTTTTGATCGCAGCATAGAGCCGGAATATGGCAAAACGCCACAACTTAAAGTTCCTGATGTTTGGATGGATGACTTAGAGAATGGTCTTAAAATTTATGGTATTGAAAATACAGAAGTACCACTTGTAAATTTTTCATTTACTATAGAAGGCGGTCTGTTGACTGAGGCTTCAACTAAAGGCGGTGTCGCTAATTTAACGGCGGGATTACTTACAAAAGGAACGCAGTCTAAAACCACAGCAGAATTAGAAGAAGCCCTCGATTTATTAGGCGCATCTATTTTTCTAAGAACGGGACAGGAAGCGACAACGCTAACCGGTATTACCCTAGCACGTAATTTTGATAAAACGATGTCACTGGTTTCTGAAATTCTTGTACAACCCCGTTGGGATTCTACTGAATTTGAACTGGAAAAAAAGAAAATTCTCACCCGCCTTGAACAACAAAAAGGAGATCCCGGGAGTATTGCAGATCTGGTATTTGCTAAAGCAGTTTATGGTAAAGATCACGTGCTTGCTAAAAATAATTTAGGAACTACAGAATCTGTAAAAGCGCTTCAACTTAAAGATTTAAAAGATTATTACGCAACTCTTGTTCCTAACCTAACACGCATTGAAGTTGTAGGAAATCTGGGTAAGGCTAAAATCGTAGCTACTTTAGATAAAGTTTTGCAAAACTGGAAATCTAAAGAAATTACCATCTCAAAACCGCAAATAAATCAGCATATAGAGAAACCCATTATCTATTTTCTTGATGTACCTAATGCAAAACAATCGCAGTTGCGTTTTGGGTATTTGGCATTGGCTGCTAATGACCCCGATTATTTACCGGCTCAAATGATGAATTATCGTCTGGGTGGTGGTGGCTTTGCTAGTGAACTCACCCAAATGTTACGCGAAACTAAAGGATACACCTATGGGGTTCGCTCTCGTTTTGAAGGATCTGCCTTACCGGGTCCATTTATGATTTCTAGCGGTGTACGAAGTAATGTAACTGCAGAAAGTACACAACTCGTTCGTAATATTATGAATGCTTATGCCGAAGATTTTAATGAGAAAGACCTTGAGCTTACTAAAGGCTATTTTCTTAAAAGCGGTGCGCGTAACTTTGAAACCCCTTCAGCTAAATTGGTTTATTTAGATGAAATCGCTACGCTTAATTTTAAACCTGATTATATTTTAAAACAGCAGGAAACAATAAAAAACATCACACTACCCGAAATTAAAGCATTGGCCAAAGAATATGCAGATCCTTCAAAACTAATTTATGTGATTGTAGGTGATGCAAAAACACAGCTTAAAAAAGTACAGGATATGGGACTTGAGGTACAGCTTGTAGATGAAAACCTGGAACTACAAATGCCTTTAAAAAAATAG
- a CDS encoding carboxypeptidase-like regulatory domain-containing protein, with translation MKVFWFLVLLVSVTGFSQSRLSGSVYSAKDSTALEAVSIYFDGTTLGTITNKEGHYAISIEAGIKSPLVISMIGYAPVYVSDYFNTNGSIPAIYLIENTEQLDAVYLENDDWSRKRKLNVFRKEFLGNSPEALQCKILNEDAIRLHYSKSNMQLTAWSNEPLTIQNKFLGYTVQYTLTDFSVDFEKSLTSGIQYVTLVYAEGFTFYRELKNRPKRRYLKNRENSYSGSTLHFMRSLAQEQLVENKFKMFYKSFEIPPYSRINLKKEGEFMQVALSVEKLSILFDNEEQSFIQAKTPFIIDAFGNHSPATAITMGGAMSQQRFAFMLPLDYKL, from the coding sequence ATGAAGGTTTTTTGGTTTTTAGTCCTACTTGTTTCAGTTACAGGTTTTAGTCAGTCGAGATTAAGCGGCTCTGTCTATAGCGCTAAAGACTCCACTGCTCTGGAAGCGGTTTCAATCTACTTTGACGGTACCACTTTGGGCACCATCACAAATAAAGAAGGTCATTACGCTATTTCAATTGAAGCAGGCATAAAAAGTCCGTTAGTGATTAGTATGATAGGTTATGCACCTGTTTATGTATCTGATTACTTTAATACAAATGGAAGCATTCCTGCTATTTATTTAATTGAGAATACAGAACAGCTTGATGCTGTTTATTTAGAGAATGATGACTGGTCTCGTAAACGCAAGCTCAATGTATTTAGAAAAGAATTTTTAGGCAACTCTCCGGAAGCGCTTCAATGTAAAATACTTAATGAAGATGCGATACGATTACATTACAGCAAATCGAACATGCAATTAACTGCCTGGTCTAATGAACCCTTAACTATTCAGAATAAATTTTTAGGATATACCGTTCAATATACGTTAACTGATTTCTCTGTAGATTTTGAGAAAAGCCTTACTTCCGGGATTCAATATGTAACTCTCGTATATGCTGAAGGATTCACTTTTTATAGAGAATTAAAAAACCGACCCAAGCGCAGGTATTTAAAAAATAGAGAAAATTCATATTCCGGATCTACCCTACATTTTATGCGATCTTTAGCTCAGGAGCAGCTTGTAGAAAATAAGTTTAAAATGTTCTATAAAAGCTTTGAGATTCCTCCCTACTCGCGTATTAATCTTAAAAAAGAAGGTGAGTTTATGCAGGTAGCACTTTCCGTAGAAAAACTGAGTATTTTATTTGATAATGAAGAGCAGTCTTTTATTCAAGCAAAAACGCCTTTTATAATTGATGCTTTTGGTAATCATTCTCCGGCAACAGCTATAACTATGGGTGGAGCTATGTCCCAACAAAGATTTGCTTTTATGCTTCCGCTAGATTATAAATTATAA